A window of Misgurnus anguillicaudatus chromosome 3, ASM2758022v2, whole genome shotgun sequence genomic DNA:
TCAAGAACCTCCTCTGACATCTGTATTATGTAGGCCAGAGACGAACACTGGGCAGCTGTCAATTTATGTCCTCTCTGTACCTCAGAGATATGAAATCTCTGAATCTCCTCTATCAAGGAGTAATCACCGAGTTCCATCAGACAGAAGAGAAGGTTTATACATCGCTCGGCAGGCGGAGTCTTCCGATCGTCGTCCTCTCTGAGCTTCGTCTTGACATACTCGATCGTGTTTTGAATACTAAGCTGAACTCCATCCACCGTCATCTGAAAGCACCTTAGCAACTGATGGCGGTCATGGGAGAGACCGAGAAGAAATCGCAAGAAGAGATCCAGACGTCCGCTGGTATTTGTCAGAGCTGCATCGATGGCACATCTTTGAAAGTCATGCAAGGTTTCCTTCTTCACAGAAGATCTCTCTTGGTGCTCATTTTCACTCTCGTCATCGCTGTTGTAATCATAAAAAGATCGAGCGGCTTGCTTCTTGCGGGGAGACTGCAGCAGATTGACTCTCTTCACAACATGTGAGTAAAAGACAAAGAGCGCTGCCAGATACTCTTGAAAGCTGAGGTGGACAAAGCTGTACTTGCTGATTGAGAACATGGGATCTTCTTCTGTGAGGATTTGTGTGCATATACCTGACCACACGGAGGGGTTGTTGACATCGATGCCTAATGTTCTAAGTTGCTCTTCGCCGAACACGAGATTGTTCTTCTTCAGGTTTTCAAAAGCAAGCTGCCCGAGGTTGAGGACCATCTCCACATCCGACTCTTGCAGTTTTCGTGCATCTTCTGTGCATCTTACTCCGGTCTGGtattttctcttgttttcattGATCTGGATGAGAAGGAATCGTGTGTACATTTCAGTCAGAGAGGAAGAGATCTGTTCATTTCCAGTTTCCAGGACTTTCTCTAAAACGGTTGCAGTGATCCAACAGAAGACTGGTATGTGACACATGATGTGGAGACTTCTTGATCGACTAATGTGTGAGATGATTCTGCTGGCTTGATGTTCATCACTGATTCTCTTTCTAAAATATTCCTCCTTCTGAGCATCGGTGAAACCATGGATTTCTGTCACACGGTTGATGTATTCTGCTGGAATCTTGTGCACTGCCGCTGGTCGTGAGGTGATCCACAATCGAGTGGATGGAAGAAGATTTCCTTCTATGAGATTGATGATCAGATCATCCACTTTGGCTATTTTAGTCACGTTGGAGACTCTTCTTCTCATGTCGAAATTCATGCACAGTCGACTTTCGTCCAGACCATCAAATATAAACACGATTTCacttttgtcataaattttctcaTTTTCTATTTCGCTTAGTTCAGGATGAAAGTCAAGCAGAAGTTTGTGAAGACTGTACTGTTCATCTTGAATCAAGTTCAGTTCTCGAAACGGAAGCACAAACATGAAATCTACATCCTGATTGGCCGTTCCCTCGGCCCAAtccagaatgaacttctgtacGGAGACGGTTTTTCCAATTCCAGCGATGCCTTTAGTAAGAGCGGTTCTGATGTGAGCGGATTGTTTTCTGAGATTTTTGAAGATGTCGTTACAGTGGATTGGCTTTTCTTCATCTAGTTGTCTCTTCACGGCGTTATCCATCTGCCAGACCTCATGTTCTTGATTGACCGTATCTCTCTCTCCGTCTATGATGTAAAGTTCAGTGTAAATTCTGTTTAGAAGAGTCTGGTTTCCTCTTTTGGCAAGACCTTCGTATATTCTCTCACACTTCTTCCTCAAGCTAATTTTCAGAATCTCACTGAGTTGCTGGATGTTACGCTTGACTGAAAGACCATAAAAACCCAACAGCGTCACATTCTCAGTTAAGATGTTTCTAATCCAATGGATTACACAAAATCATTTCACAACATACTAACCTGTATTAGATGATTCTTCATGTTGAGTTTGTTTGCTGTTTACTGTTAAGACAGAAACACAAGCAGTCACACACTTTTATGATTCTCATActcagacagcagacgactctgggccagATCCACATCGGTGCTGCGGACTTCAGCATGGATCCGGACCAGAGGTATGTTCATATCACATAAACACATCACATATGTGTTGTTCAGTGTGTTTTGGTGTCTGTATGGCTGCAGCTGTATCTCCTGTGTGAagtttcccagacagcagacgactccatGCCAGATCTGCACTGGATCCACACAAAGATGGCAGCAACGGTTCAGACCTGGTGCGAATCTGGCctggagtcgtctgctgtctggtttgtgtgtgtgaccaGAGTTTTAATGCTTGAATATCTTTAGCAGGTCCAAACGTTCCTCACCTGAAGCGTTCACATGTGTTTCGATGTTGATGTTAACTGATCCAGTCACCTGACAACCGACTATCTGAGGTAAGTTAACGACAGCATCGTTACTGGCGACCACAGAAGTTTGGTGAGATACAGAATCGCACAGCCGATGGTCCATTATAATCCTGTTATGAATGCTGCTTCCTTACGCTCTCCATTACTTGAGGAGTTTAAGAGACCCATTACTGATTTACACAAAACAATGGAGAGGAAACCAGCTGTAATACAAAAACTATTAACTTACTTCAAAAATTGTATCATATATAACACATGTATTTGTGTTATTAATCATTTCATATGTCTAGATTAGAGTTAAGTGACCGTTATAAGGTAAGTCTTGTCTTTTATTGTTATTGCTTATTATATCAGAAGACTTTTAACTCTTGTTTTGTATTTCACTTGATATCTAATAGTAGTTTACTTCACTTTAAATATCGTGGTTACATTGTGATTAACACGCTTGCAAAACTATTGATTTGGTTTAGCACGACCTAACTATAGGCTAGTTATgatttttgtgttgttatttgcAGTAATTGTCGTAAATAGACAAATTGAGAAATGAAACTAACGTTAATCGTAATCTTTAAGTTACCTCCAGTCGACATCTGATCAACTTCCTGAAGTTTAAATCAAGACTCGATCCATAAACACTGAACTCTCTCAGAAAACAATATGACATTATTGCTtcccatttctttctttctttctttctacaTTTCTTCCTTTCGTTTCTTCCGACTTGTAGGCTACTGCCCGCCCCATCTAAAATGCGATTGGCTGTCGGTGGTTTGATTGACAGTTCAGATTATCTGCCCGTGCACGCGAGTGTGGGCGGATCCGCGGCAGTGAGATGCGGTGCGCGCGGGGTCTGGAATTAACCGAGGGCTCGCATCAACCCCGACAatgacattttaacattttttacgTCATTGTTTGTCTGTGACCTCCGTCCTGCCTGCGGCTCACGCGTGATGGACGCGTCTACGGTGAGGAGAGCGGCGCCGGTACCGGAGATCAGCCCGCTGGACCGATACGACTCCACCCGAGCCAAGACTCGTGCCAGTGTACACTGGCTGCTGAGCCGAGCCCACGGATCTGAAGGTAACCcggtgtgtgtgcgcgcgcgtgtaaAGGATGCGCCACCGCAACATCAGCACCACATTACAGCATCATCACCGGCGGCTGTGTTGACCGGTGCCGGTTCTCAGGGCGTCACCGCTGCGTCTTTATGCTGATGTTTCTATAGCGACACACTTCAGTATCACACGACTCGATAGTGCCTGACaatattcacacacacactcgtgGAAATCTCTTTGTTGCTTTCACGCATGTGCGCAGGTCGGGCCCGAatctgttttgtgtgtgtgtgtggtttcaGATGGATGAGAAGGGTCGATTTGTGAATGTgctacctttaaaaaaataataatttccgAATGAATGACTTTGTGATATTATGAATGTGTTTAAGTGTGACTGTGACAGCTCAAGATAAATGAATTAAACATGTTGGCATAAATGGAGGTTTACATGTTCCCAGAAAGGCCTTAACAGTAGACACACTCAGCCATTACAAACCCTCTGTTCCTAACTGTTCATGAAAATTATTAGTACTAtccagtcatgtttttaatcGATTTCAATCAATAGTCAATCGTTTACTTAACAATATAACACGGTTGACAATTTGAGATATTCAGCAAAAACATATTTGATAAATTGAATAAAAGTATCAACCTGTCTTCTCTTCGCAATGTTTAGATCTTAATAGGTTGATGAGAACATCATTAGGGCTATTCATAATAAAGTAGGCTAGTAGTTGTGATCGACAGGGTTCAGGACATTTTATATGAATAATTTATCAACTATAATCTAACAACAGCATTGACATTGCATCTGCAACAGTCACATAACAGAACATgcagagcattttttttttcaaaagttaaACTCATTAGAAGATTTCAAACTGCAGACAGAAATCATGAGGTTTATAAGAAATGAAGTTATTTCCTTTCAAACAGGTCTTCTCAAGACATCTGGTGAAGTCCTCCAACATTTCTCTTATCGCAATAAACATTGGACAAAACAACATTTTGCGATGTCAGTTAGTTTCCCCCAATATTGTGCAGGCCTACAGTCTAGTGCTTTTTGGATTAGAGATCatcttaaaacatgtttaaataaaataaaatacttaaaaaatatgttaaagctcacgtaacacatgctgtttctgcatttctgatgttaatctggagtacctatagagtagtattacatcctttatatctctgaagagtctttagtttaatcagatttataaaagaaagattagctttaccgaatctttccaataacgtacaaaaaaatgaagaaggaggaggtactaccgcaggaggagcgagtacgagtcatgcaacactatacaacacttataatttatgattcactacatgttcgtgtcatttatataatatgctcggacctatttccaacataagacagaagtctgacttaccgcatgcaactcatcatgacccggttgggaaaatccagttcatcaaacacacaagcaaaactccgctgctaccccggataataaactatatccattgttttcataaggctgactttcttctccttacatccaaaaacacactttttctttcgtgccattgttgagttttaaaattaaacaaagctgccgcgtgatgtgaatgtttgtaagttctagcgtctcccgctgattgacgggtgggcggggttttccgggggaagtgcccatataaagaagtgatacgtatagaaacccctgaaacatcACCTGGACCCAAAATcgaaaaactttccgaaacttgtatgaaccctggcgaagtgcattcggcacagaaatactctgtaacacttTTTTGACACATTGCCTACGTTTagaatgaggaaacaactctataactgtgttaataagtcagaatgcatgaaataacaTTAACCCCCCCCCCTCTTTAATGAAAAATCTCTTTCATAAAAACATAGTTTGATGGAATGATACACTAACACATAAACATCATCAATGAACTTACACTTCAAATAATTAAAGTCTTTATTAAGATGTTTGAATTGTGTGGACTTTGAGAAGTCCTTGTATGCAGGTCAAACCaaaacacacgcacatacacacacacgcacaagcgcacgcgcacacacacacacacacacacacacacatacgcacacaaagacacagtCATTTTTTGATGTGTTTGAGGATGGCAGCTCAAGTGTTTGTGAGAGACTACTTCTCTGGTTAACTGTACAGCTGAGCAAAAACCCtgaatgtgtgtctgtgtatttCTGATTGCGTGTTCTCATGCAGAACAAATTTATGTCACCCTTTCATAGAgctgtgcaattaatcgtttttgATTTTCAATTTTTAAATCAATTACAAAAATAAGATAACATGTGATGACGTGTAGCCTATTGCGACAGCCTTAACCTAataaaaaggttaaataaatgcatgttttcaaagtCAAAGAGTTATTGTGTTAAATAATGCTGATTGTGATTTTGCCCATAATTGAGGAGCCCTCCTCTGTTATATCTCAGACCAAACATACAGAATAAAAGTGCATCTCTACAAACACAAAAAGTACAAATGCATAAGAAAACTTAAAATCTGCCAGTGGAAGATGCTGTAAGGTGGAAATATTGcatccctctttctctctctcgtgttttgtatctgtgtgtgtgtgtgtgtgtgtgtgtgtgtgtttatagagAATGTTCCTGCTGTCCTGAAGGAGGCGCTGTGTTCAGATGGAGGTATCAGTCCAGCAGTAGAGAAACTTCTGCTGTCAGGTGATCTGTACTGTCGTGCCTTCACCTCAGAGCCTCTCATCAACATCACAGCGCCACCTCGAGACCACAGCACCCTACTGCAGCTCCTCCAGCGATACGGCCCGGTCCCACTGGAGCGACAGAAGCCCGTCACAGAGTCAAGGCTTACTCACAAACCCATCAACATGGTGAGGGAACCTCTCAAGACTTTAATCATCTATGTCAGTTTCACTTCATCTCAGTGTTGTGTGCATGATGCACATCATGTGAAATCTGGCCAATCAGAGTAATGTATCATAGTCATGATGTTGTGATGTCATGAAAAGCTGATTGGCTCATATGCACCACGATATAATGAAATGTTTTCAGTTTTGTTGAGTGGCACTCAATGATCACCTTTAAACTTTCTTCTTTCCTGTTGAACATCTCTAATCAACACAGAGATGTTATGTCTGTGATTCTATAAATCCCTCTTCTCTGATTGGTCACAGGGAGCTCACCTGGCAGTGATAGATTCACTGATGTCACTGTGCGCCATGGAAACAGTGGGGCGGATCAAGATGACGAAAGATATCGATCAGTTTGGAAGCAACACAAGCTGGGAGAATGCTCTTCTTTTCTGGATCAACAAGGTTCTTTAATCTAgaat
This region includes:
- the LOC129443811 gene encoding NACHT, LRR and PYD domains-containing protein 3; amino-acid sequence: MDHRLCDSVSHQTSVVASNDAVVNLPQIVGCQVTGSVNINIETHVNASVNSKQTQHEESSNTVKRNIQQLSEILKISLRKKCERIYEGLAKRGNQTLLNRIYTELYIIDGERDTVNQEHEVWQMDNAVKRQLDEEKPIHCNDIFKNLRKQSAHIRTALTKGIAGIGKTVSVQKFILDWAEGTANQDVDFMFVLPFRELNLIQDEQYSLHKLLLDFHPELSEIENEKIYDKSEIVFIFDGLDESRLCMNFDMRRRVSNVTKIAKVDDLIINLIEGNLLPSTRLWITSRPAAVHKIPAEYINRVTEIHGFTDAQKEEYFRKRISDEHQASRIISHISRSRSLHIMCHIPVFCWITATVLEKVLETGNEQISSSLTEMYTRFLLIQINENKRKYQTGVRCTEDARKLQESDVEMVLNLGQLAFENLKKNNLVFGEEQLRTLGIDVNNPSVWSGICTQILTEEDPMFSISKYSFVHLSFQEYLAALFVFYSHVVKRVNLLQSPRKKQAARSFYDYNSDDESENEHQERSSVKKETLHDFQRCAIDAALTNTSGRLDLFLRFLLGLSHDRHQLLRCFQMTVDGVQLSIQNTIEYVKTKLREDDDRKTPPAERCINLLFCLMELGDYSLIEEIQRFHISEVQRGHKLTAAQCSSLAYIIQMSEEVLEELDLSKYNTTDHGRLRLVPAVKNCRKAILSACALTQECFEAIASALLTPNSVLEELDVSWQGLHDLSPLYRGLKSPYCILKSVNFSHTNLEKKGKDLLDAALFGPQIQTQTLKVLGCRLSDDCVDNLALALESSESRLVELDLGYNKFTSSGIERISQGLLSPSCELMKLSLSGCQVGVDSCKLLDSALKDSFLIDLDLSSSRIGDDGVKWLCAGLSSPHCQLQSLRLRDCALSGTSCLYLAVALSSFSVLRHLDLSNNDLQDSGVKLISIGLQNSILRYLGLSGCMVTDEGCCYLASALSSNPSSHLRELDLSYNHPQHSGRQMLSQRLNDPNCTLEILRLDHCGPLRIIRGLWKYYQELTLNSMSTHSALTTSSDNKGAIRLPVDQYLFNDYDDDYYDDEDGYEKPKKPETWVQSFCIETLSDGRFYWQVDWNGFVSIGVEFKRKTFSYMKKTLQLCCNRHQYYALHGGISHTKSLACGNMPESRTVGVFLDCAGGTLSFYSIFPHSLTHLHTFHTEFNDPVTPYFKFSTPDLDWWPPYVVIHTLVPSSVVQTRMLMLPRIMDAFPWLSLQNIFAVF